Proteins encoded by one window of Methanomassiliicoccaceae archaeon:
- a CDS encoding cobyric acid synthase, translating into MKVLFLGTSSGAGKTTVSAMYCRYLSRKGVRVAPFKASNLSLNSYATSDGGEIGIGQAFQAMASGTAPVTDMNPILLKPSGNGRIQVVLNGIPYADITDDKPLDIGIATAEACKAYDRLRGMFDAVVCEGSGSPAEINLRERDIANVGMMRDRNIPSVLVGDIERGGVFAALYGTWKLIPEGQRGLLKGFIINRFRGDPTILGSGIASIEDATGMKCLGILPYADLRFPEEDSLSNSGGRMSGKDTSSAYLENLDSLISEAERCGFDFEALNKIAEQ; encoded by the coding sequence GTGAAGGTCCTTTTCCTGGGCACATCATCGGGGGCCGGTAAGACCACGGTGTCGGCCATGTATTGCAGATACCTTTCCCGCAAAGGGGTCCGCGTCGCACCCTTCAAGGCTTCCAATCTGTCCTTAAATTCTTACGCCACGTCCGACGGAGGGGAGATAGGGATAGGTCAGGCCTTCCAGGCCATGGCCTCCGGGACGGCCCCCGTCACGGACATGAACCCGATATTGCTGAAGCCCAGCGGCAACGGCAGGATACAGGTCGTGCTCAACGGGATTCCCTATGCCGATATTACGGACGATAAGCCGCTGGACATAGGAATTGCGACAGCAGAGGCCTGCAAGGCCTATGACAGGCTCAGAGGGATGTTCGATGCGGTGGTATGCGAAGGCTCCGGATCCCCGGCGGAGATAAATCTCCGCGAGAGGGACATCGCCAACGTGGGCATGATGCGCGATAGGAACATACCATCGGTACTTGTAGGAGATATAGAAAGAGGGGGCGTGTTCGCAGCCCTTTACGGCACGTGGAAGCTGATCCCGGAGGGACAGCGCGGACTGCTGAAGGGATTCATCATCAACCGTTTCCGCGGCGACCCGACGATACTCGGGAGCGGCATAGCGAGCATCGAGGATGCCACGGGCATGAAGTGCCTCGGTATACTCCCTTATGCGGACCTCAGGTTCCCCGAAGAGGATTCCCTCTCGAATTCCGGCGGCAGGATGTCCGGAAAAGATACAAGTTCGGCGTACCTGGAGAACCTGGACTCACTTATATCCGAGGCGGAGCGTTGCGGCTTCGATTTCGAAGCACTAAACAAAATCGCCGAACAATGA
- a CDS encoding cobyric acid synthase yields MDCIKKKVKEEVERGHTGSDHGCPYHPSHFIGQDCTFCFCPFYPCEDEKFGKFIESRRGSEVWDCSDCLFIHRREVACFVLDEIRRTGFEECGDERMAEIFSDAKKKFWRRGRAIMVLGATSDAGKSVTVAALCRILHRKGFVTAPFKSQNMSLNSKVTRTGSEIAMIQALQAQAAGLKNTDYHMNPILMKPKGDMVSQVVVEGKPFADYDVSSYYSEFVPGPGREAVKRNIDFLLDRYDIVVMEGAGSPAEINIYDSDIANMQAAVIADADCLLVVNAEWGGAFAYALGTVELIPENDRKRIKGIIINNVRGDTGKMRSGADELEKMLAIPVIGIVPHADVKLPSEDSESFRNSRTVGTGSMRIAVVKFPRISNFTDLDPLFLEDTTVVFADRPEEFDGADAIVLPGTKNTISDLRWMKENGIAAKILSMKGKVPIIGLCGGYQMMGSLLSDPKGIEDGKPSETQGLGFFDNVTSWERYEKCVRQERGKIIATGGEVTGYQIHMGGTEVRERPLFSIEGFSGNTDEGSVREDEMLFGTYLHGAFDTQDFRGYFLSFVKGGNTAPESVDYNDYVDWNLDKLADVFEDALDMNKIMDIIGAVR; encoded by the coding sequence ATGGACTGCATCAAAAAGAAAGTGAAGGAGGAGGTCGAGAGGGGCCATACAGGTTCCGACCACGGATGCCCGTACCATCCCAGCCATTTCATCGGCCAGGACTGCACCTTCTGTTTCTGCCCGTTCTATCCGTGCGAGGACGAAAAGTTCGGGAAGTTCATAGAATCCAGGCGCGGCAGTGAAGTATGGGACTGTTCGGACTGTCTTTTCATCCATCGCAGGGAGGTCGCATGCTTCGTTCTGGACGAGATCAGACGTACCGGTTTCGAAGAATGTGGCGACGAGAGGATGGCCGAGATCTTTTCTGATGCGAAGAAGAAGTTCTGGCGCAGGGGAAGGGCGATCATGGTGTTGGGCGCGACATCCGACGCCGGCAAATCCGTGACAGTTGCCGCTTTATGCAGGATCCTTCATAGGAAAGGTTTCGTCACGGCGCCTTTCAAATCACAGAATATGAGCCTGAACTCAAAGGTTACGAGGACGGGTTCGGAGATTGCCATGATACAGGCGCTGCAGGCGCAGGCCGCGGGCCTGAAGAACACCGACTATCATATGAACCCGATACTCATGAAGCCGAAGGGCGATATGGTCTCGCAGGTCGTGGTCGAGGGGAAGCCCTTCGCAGATTATGATGTCTCTTCCTATTATTCGGAGTTCGTCCCGGGACCAGGCAGAGAGGCCGTGAAAAGAAATATCGATTTCCTTCTTGACAGATATGATATCGTGGTGATGGAGGGCGCGGGGTCCCCCGCCGAGATAAACATCTATGATTCAGACATAGCGAACATGCAGGCGGCGGTCATCGCGGACGCAGACTGCTTGCTGGTTGTGAACGCTGAGTGGGGCGGTGCGTTCGCATATGCGCTCGGAACCGTCGAGCTGATCCCTGAGAACGACAGGAAGCGGATCAAGGGGATAATAATCAACAATGTCAGGGGAGACACCGGAAAAATGAGGTCCGGGGCCGACGAGCTGGAGAAGATGCTGGCGATACCGGTGATAGGTATCGTTCCGCATGCCGATGTTAAGCTTCCGAGCGAGGACTCCGAGAGCTTCCGCAATTCACGTACCGTGGGCACAGGTTCGATGCGCATCGCGGTCGTCAAGTTCCCCCGGATATCCAACTTCACCGACCTGGATCCGCTTTTCCTCGAGGACACGACGGTGGTATTCGCCGATAGGCCCGAGGAGTTCGACGGCGCGGACGCGATCGTGCTTCCGGGGACCAAGAATACTATCTCGGACCTCAGATGGATGAAGGAAAACGGGATTGCGGCAAAGATACTCTCGATGAAAGGAAAGGTGCCGATCATCGGGCTCTGCGGCGGATATCAGATGATGGGCTCGCTGCTGTCGGACCCCAAGGGTATCGAGGACGGAAAACCGTCCGAAACCCAGGGGCTCGGGTTCTTCGATAACGTCACGTCATGGGAACGTTACGAGAAATGCGTGAGGCAGGAACGCGGAAAGATAATCGCCACCGGCGGCGAAGTGACCGGTTACCAGATACATATGGGCGGGACGGAAGTGAGGGAAAGGCCGCTGTTCTCCATCGAAGGTTTTTCCGGCAACACGGATGAAGGTTCGGTCCGCGAGGACGAGATGCTGTTCGGCACATATCTGCACGGGGCGTTCGACACCCAGGACTTCCGCGGATATTTCCTTTCGTTCGTCAAGGGCGGGAACACGGCTCCGGAAAGCGTCGACTACAACGATTACGTGGACTGGAACCTGGATAAGCTGGCGGACGTGTTCGAGGACGCATTGGATATGAACAAGATCATGGACATCATAGGGGCGGTACGGTGA